In the Malassezia vespertilionis chromosome 3, complete sequence genome, one interval contains:
- a CDS encoding uncharacterized protein (BUSCO:EOG09261JCQ; TransMembrane:1 (i26-45o); COG:S; EggNog:ENOG503NVI9) encodes MFDEPAVPHPHRTANQHAAFRRGMRFFVIGSSIMIVIGGTVYFGYHNLGADQGEDNGRSSILSRSGLESLYNDLKRGVSESQDTAQFMLLALSRSTTIVSAAALCVWDYRQTLNAHYNAKAEEEEAMRTCHLRSANRMLNAMQTNGGLYIKLGQHLSSVILLPPEWTDTLKPLQDQNEPTPLNELEALFQKETNKTFEQAFEWLDPKPLGVASLAQVHRAKDRETGQILAIKMLHPNVERFSSVDMKMVTILVGWVKRVFPDFSFEWLADEMNKNMPLELDFRHEAENSRRAQQNFQQYKYTSVTFPQVPWVFRRVLAMEFIEGARPDNLQYLAEHKIDRNRVSQELSKIFSQMLYLHGFFHADPHGGNVLIRPRQSQSRSRENFEIVLLDHGLYFEIDAQLRVNYARFWLSLLSRATPQVQRQRRHYAKLVGNIDDDLYPILESAITGRSGLEGSDAHNPSGIKGKTRVSSLLDMDGGAIMTEEEQEHIRKTVMEKEGMFINVLEVLRKVPRAMLMVLKINDLLRSLDKNLYTTHGPARPFIITARYSALAVYQDDKEKIKEEWRQDGFTWPLVKYYFSSWWNYTYFYHGLMLLERCSDFTARIHKYLAYLRTFYSVGFDRLAAERAAAGIEEQERSAKRIKEDQSRAMASLADNATEEMLTKEHVQPQ; translated from the coding sequence ATGTTTGACGAACCCGCAGTGCCGCATCCGCACCGCACTGCAAAccagcacgccgcattTCGTCGTGGGATGCGATTCTTTGTGATTGGCAGTAGTATTATGATCGTCATTGGCGGCACCGTGTATTTTGGCTACCACAATCTGGGCGCCGACCAAGGCGAGGACAATGGGCGCAGCAGTATCTTGAGCCGCTCTGGTCTTGAATCTCTGTACAACGATCTGAAGCGCGGTGTGAGTGAATCACAGGATACGGCACAATTTatgctgctcgcgctttcGCGCTCCACCACCATTGTTTCTGCAGCCGCGCTTTGTGTGTGGGACTACCGACAGACCCTCAACGCACACTACAATGCGAAagcggaagaagaagaggcgATGCGGACCTGTCATTTGCGCAGTGCGAACCGCATGCTGAATGCGATGCAGACCAACGGTGGTCTCTACATCAAGCTCGGCCAACATCTCAGCTCGGTGATTCTCTTGCCGCCGGAATGGACCGACACGCTCAAACCACTGCAGGACCAGAACGAGCCAACACCATTGAACGAGCTGGAGGCGCTTTTCCAGAAGGAAACCAACAAAACATTTGAACAGGCATTCGAATGGCTGGATCCCAAgccgctcggcgtcgcgtCCTTGGCACAGGTACACCGCGCCAAAGACCGCGAAACGGGGCAGATTCTCGCTATCAAGATGCTGCACCCCAATGTTGAGCGCTTTTCAAGTGTAGACATGAAGATGGTCACCATTCTCGTGGGCTGGGTTAAGCGCGTGTTCCCTGATTTCAGTTTCGAGTGGCTCGCCGACGAGATGAACAAAAACATGCCTTTGGAGCTCGACTTCCGCCATGAGGCTGAGAAttcgcggcgtgcacagcAAAACTTTCAGCAGTACAAGTACACCTCTGTCACCTTCCCCCAGGTGCCGTGGGTCTTTCGTCGTGTGCTTGCGATGGAGTTTATTGAAGGCGCACGCCCCGACAACCTGCAGtaccttgccgagcacaaAATCGACCGAAACCGCGTATCCCAGGAGCTCTCCAAGATCTTTTCACAGATGCTCTATCTCCACGGCTTTTTCCACGCCGATCCGCACGGCGGGAATGTGCTGATCCGACCCCGCCAAAGCCAATCCCGCTCGCGCGAAAACTTTGAGATTGTCCTTCTGGACCACGGCCTGTACTTTGAAATCGACGCTCAGTTGCGCGTAAACTATGCGCGGTTTTGGCTTTCGttgctttcgcgcgccacgccgcaAGTGCAGCGACAGCGGCGACATTACGCCAAATTGGTCGGAAACATTGACGACGACCTGTACCCCATCTTGGAATCTGCCATTACAGGTCGCTCTGGCCTCGAgggcagcgacgcgcatAATCCTTCGGGCATAAAAGGCAAGACGAGGGTCTCGTCCCTCTTGGACAtggacggcggcgccatcATGACTGAGGAAGAGCAGGAGCATATTCGGAAGACGGTGATGGAGAAGGAAGGCATGTTTATCAACGTGCTCGAGGTGCTCCGCAAAGTTCCGCGTGCGATGCTCATGGTGCTCAAGATTAATgatttgctgcgctccttggACAAGAATCTGTACACCACGCATGGCCCTGCGAGACCGTTTATCATCACCGCTCGCTATagcgccttggccgtgTACCAGGACGACAAGGAGAAGATCAAGGAGGAATGGCGCCAGGATGGCTTTACCTGGCCGCTCGTCAAATACTACTTTAGTTCTTGGTGGAACTATACCTACTTTTACCACGGCCTCATGCTGTTGGAGCGCTGCTCAGACTTTACCGCACGCATCCACAAGTACCTGGCCTATCTCCGCACCTTTTATAGCGTGGGCTTCGACCGCTTGGCCGCtgagcgcgcggcggcgggcATCGAGGAGCAAGAACGAAGCGCCAAAAGAATAAAAGAGGATCAGAGCCGCGCAATGGCGTCCCTTGCAGACAATGCTACGGAAGAAATGCTCACAAAGGAACATGTGCAGCCGCAGTAA
- the SPC25 gene encoding kinetochore-associated Ndc80 complex subunit spc25 (EggNog:ENOG503NX18; COG:S), which yields MRARHSSGASRAVAPVLDFSDLEASIENFTRRFEMYVQSTVASCDQDRLAADTQRAENQVRIKSLEAEREDTKTTQKELWETVASERSADAKLRASVQALLAQRTSLAQRSANLQIEVGELRAQIIAQRERKQGKVQQLREQVQRNAPELAQLERTTGLQIRPQERGTIQFTFSLLTASSPETHCAVVVDVSQEKYTVPHHDDLLSETALRSLLRQLNQTGDFHAFLKGARHAMQKGLVDS from the coding sequence ATGCGTGCGCGACACTCCTCGGGGGCGAGCCGCGCTGTGGCGCCAGTGCTCGACTTTAGCGACCTAGAGGCATCGATCGAGAACTTTACACGGCGCTTCGAAATGTACGTTCAATCTACCGTAGCCAGCTGCGACCAGGACCGCCTGGCCGCCGAtacacagcgcgccgaaaatCAGGTGCGCATCAAATCGCTCGAGGCAGAGCGGGAAGATACCAAAACGACCCAGAAGGAGCTGTGGGAGACAGTTGCGTCGGAGCGCAGTGCGGATGCAAAGCTGCGTGCGAGCGTCCAAGCATtacttgcgcagcgcacctcgctggcgcagcgctcggcaaacttGCAAATAGAGGTGGGCGAGCTACGCGCACAGATcattgcacagcgcgagcgcaagcagggCAAAGTacagcagctgcgcgagcaggtgCAGCGAAATGCTccggagcttgcgcagcttgagCGCACCACAGGCCTGCAAATCCGGCcgcaagagcgcggcacgattCAATTCACGTTTTCCCTGCTCACCGCATCATCGCCCGAGACGCACTGTGCCGTGGTGGTAGATGTATCGCAAGAGAAATACACAGTGCCGCACCATGACGACCTGCTGTCTGAAACGGCCCTTCGCTCTTTGCTGCGGCAGTTGAACCAAACAGGTGACTTTCACGCATTCCTCAAaggcgcacggcacgcaATGCAGAAGGGGCTGGTGGATAGCTGA
- the DBF2 gene encoding serine/threonine-protein kinase dbf2 (EggNog:ENOG503NVV5; BUSCO:EOG09261AMX; COG:T) yields MQQAFQAGTKENSQVQRNVGATPTKPAAAIQDAISSPLARRLQPNNAGTPNPTARRDVQRGDAGSPAKSPAHTAMFRGSWKSMNVAEALQPWEKDALQLPEVQRKAQLAQVYFLNHYFDSLRYLSDRRQRLADFEHGMQESGYAAPPPLEQALSSMSFEPHGMLARSQRTSHASSVSEDEYECAKRQHFTKERELLLHRRAKLRLAQFHIVTQVGQGGYGEVFLARKRDTGELCALKRLRKRILIKMDEVRHVLTERDILTATRSPWLVRLLYAFQDDSHVFLAMEYVPGGDFRTLLNNSGVLREEHARFYIAEMFVAVNELHKLGYLHRDLKPENFLIDASGHIKLTDFGLASGALNPGRIDSLKHRLDQVKDTDMVYRTPAERGSLFQAMRAHNVRYADSVVGSPDYMAPEVLRGREYGTSVDYWSLGCIFYEFLCGFPPFSGAHPDETWANLKNWPKALQRPVYTKPEDLQFNLSDVAWDIIVRLINTPERRYNSLGQVQAHAFFRAVDMSKLREIPAPFIPQLENDHDTGYFDNFDDPADMAKYKEVQEKQRHVETMEAKNGATAGGRGMWVGFTFGKNWAKAGHANPALQRNTSTKLSTMF; encoded by the coding sequence ATGCAGCAAGCATTCCAGGCAGGGACGAAGGAAAACTCACAAGTGCAGAGAAACGTGGGTGCAACGCCTACCAAGCCCGCTGCTGCAATTCAAGATGCTATATCGTCCCCCCTTGCGCGACGCCTTCAGCCGAACAATGCCGGGACGCCGAATCccacggcgcgacgcgatgtgcagcgcgggGATGCTGGCAGTCCTGCAAAGTCGCCCGCACACACAGCCATGTTCCGTGGAAGCTGGAAGAGCATGAATGTGgccgaagcgctgcagccgtGGGAGAAAGACGCGTTGCAGCTGCccgaggtgcagcgcaaggcgcagcttgcgcaggtcTATTTTTTGAACCACTACTTTGATTCGCTGCGCTACCTCAGCGATCGCCGGCAACGTCTTGCTGATTTTGAGCACGGCATGCAAGAAAGCGGGTAcgctgcaccgccgccgttGGAACAGGCGCTGTCCTCCATGTCGTTTGAGCCTCATGGTATGCTTGCAcgctcgcagcgcacgaGTCATGCTTCAAGCGTGAGCGAGGACGAGTACGAGTGTGCGAAGAGGCAACATTTTACAAAAGAGCGCGAACTGCTTCTTCATCGCCGTGCAAAGCTCCGTCTTGCGCAGTTCCATATTGTCACACAAGTCGGTCAAGGCGGCTACGGCGAAGTgttcctcgcgcgcaagcgcgacacggGCGAGCTATGTGCACTCAAACGTTTGCGGAAACGCATTCTGATTAAGATGGACGAAGTGCGCCATGTGCTCACCGAGCGTGATATCCTCACCGCGACACGCTCTCcgtggcttgtgcgcctTTTGTACGCTTTCCAAGACGATTCGCACGTCTTCCTCGCCATGGAGTACGTTCCAGGCGGAGATTTCCGTACGCTTCTCAACAACAGCGGCGttctgcgcgaggagcatgcgcgcttttATATTGCGGAGATGTTTGTCGCAGTCAACGAGCTCCACAAGCTCGGCTACTTGCACCGCGACCTGAAGCCGGAAAACTTTTTGATTGATGCAAGCGGCCACATCAAGCTGACCGACTTTGGGCTTGCGTCCGGCGCACTGAACCCTGGTCGGATCGACTCGCTGAAGCACAGGCTCGACCAAGTGAAGGATACCGACATGGTCTACCGCACGCCGGCAGAGCGCGGGTCGCTGTTCCAGGCgatgcgtgcgcacaatgtCCGGTATGCTGACTCGGTGGTTGGTTCGCCCGATTACATGGCGCCGGAGGTACTGCGTGGCCGCGAGTACGGCACGAGTGTCGACTACTGGAGTCTTGGCTGTATTTTTTACGAGTTCCTCTGCGGCTTCCCGCCCTTtagcggcgcgcatcccGACGAGACGTGGGCCAATCTGAAGAACTGGCCAAAAGCGCTTCAGCGGCCTGTATATACCAAGCCCGAAGATTTGCAGTTCAACCTGTCCGACGTTGCGTGGGACATAATTGTGCGCCTGATCAATACCCCCGAGCGTCGGTACAATTCCTTGGGCCAGGTTCAGGCGCATGCTTTTTTCCGTGCCGTCGACATGTCGAAACTACGCGAGATTCCCGCGCCGTTTATCCCCCAGCTGGAAAACGATCATGATACGGGCTACTTTGACAATTTTGATGACCCAGCGGACATGGCCAAGTACAAGGAGGTGCAAGagaagcagcgccacgTCGAGACGATGGAAGCAAAGAACGGCGCCACAGCAGGCGGTCGCGGCATGTGGGTAGGGTTTACCTTTGGCAAGAACTGGGCCAAGGCGGGGCACGCCAACcctgcgctccagcgcaatACGTCTACCAAACTTTCTACCATGTTCTAG
- a CDS encoding uncharacterized protein (TransMembrane:2 (n3-13c18/19o85-104i111-130o); COG:S; EggNog:ENOG503P5QE), which translates to MPLFVLSPASLVHSAAFAGFYTYLSLNVVAARKKYGETKPGIPENNETVKNIIRVQSNFAEYTPFVFSLIFLAELNGAPTKFVHAAYASLFVFRVLHSLGMVCTKLKLGRAIGFVGTVLLMVGTGLYNFGLGYEPLLSFLGVN; encoded by the coding sequence ATGCCTCTCTTTGTGCTCTCCCCTGCATCTCTTGTGCACTCTGCTGCCTTTGCTGGCTTTTACACCTACTTGTCGCTCAATGTGGTGGCCGCCCGCAAGAAGTACGGCGAGACCAAGCCTGGAATTCCCGAAAACAATGAGACCGTCAAGAACATTATCCGTGTCCAGTCCAACTTTGCTGAGTACACGCCGTTCGTCTTCTCTCTCATTttccttgccgagcttAACGGAGCGCCTACGAAGTTTGTCCACGCCGCGTACGCTTCGCTCTTTGTCTTCCGTGTCCTGCACAGTCTCGGCATGGTGTGCACCAAGCTCAAGTTAGGCCGTGCCATCGGCTTCGTTGGCACCGTCCTCCTCATGGTTGGTACCGGCCTCTACAACTTCGGGCTTGGTTATGAACCTCTGCTCTCCTTTTTGGGTGTGAACTAA
- a CDS encoding HECT-type E3 ubiquitin transferase (COG:O; EggNog:ENOG503NWC2) — protein sequence MAEYVGSEANGSDQDQDSNPRIVAIPPTGLAEMLTGMPGAHGGHGLRFSIIDEAVAPLGLRDASSAAARSEESVTEPKQTEASVEERSANEEQLARVYESFDFRHLWQRLSESLSCLQSDPNSAQVLLPLIESLMVVSQYSMKAQANAELRCADDPAMGQALHSRRAEMEREFFNFTEKHRKVLNLMVRQNPSLMSGSFSLLVKNPRVLDFDNKRNYFSQQLHKGRREHYTPLSLTVRRQHVFYDSFQFFNRKSGSEIKHGKLNVRFHGEEGVDAGGVTREWFQVLSREMFDPNYALFQPCAADRTTYQPNSKSAVNELHLSFFTFIGRVIGKAIYDSRLLDAYFTRSFYKHILGRPVDYKDLEAIDPEYYNSVEWMLANDITDVLELSFTVDDEEFGETKVIELKPNGANIPVTEENKQEYVRLVTEQRLSKSIQSQIDAFLQGFKEIIPTELIQIFSEQELELLISGLPDIDVDAWKNNTELQGYSSSDPMVQWWWRAVRSFDQTQRAKLLQFITGTSKVPLEGFSQLQGVQGTQRFNIHKAYGENRLPAAHTCFNQLDLPQYDSYDKLRLQLLTAMNEGGEGFGFA from the coding sequence ATGGCAGAGTATGTTGGCAGCGAGGCTAACGGCAGTGATCAAGACCAGGATAGCAACCCGCGCATTGTCGCTATACCCCCGACTGGACTGGCAGAAATGCTAACTGGGATGCCCGGCGCGCATGGTGGACACGGGCTTCGCTTTAGCATCATCGACGAAGccgttgcgccgcttggacTGCGTGACGCGTCcagtgcggcggcgcgcagcgaggaAAGTGTGACGGAGCCGAAACAAACAGAGGCCTCTGTAGAGGAGCGCAGTGCGAATGAAGAGCAGCTTGCACGTGTGTACGAGTCGTTCGATTTCCGGCACCTGTGGCAGCGGCTAAGCGAGTCGCTTTCGTGTCTGCAAAGCGATCCAAACTCGGCGCAGGTTCTTCTTCCACTCATAGAGAGCCTTATGGTGGTGTCGCAGTATTCAATGAAAGCCCAAGCTaatgccgagctgcgctgcgcagacGATCCCGCCATgggccaagcgctgcattcgcgccgtgcggaaATGGAACGCGAATTTTTCAACTTTACCGAGAAGCACCGCAAAGTCTTGAATTTAATGGTGCGGCAGAACCCGTCGTTAATGTCGGGCTCCTTTTCTCTGCTGGTCAAGAATCCCCGCGTGCTCGACTTCGACAACAAGCGGAACTACTTTtcgcagcagctgcacaaaGGGCGGCGCGAACATTATACCCCTCTTTCGCTCActgtgcgccgccagcaTGTATTTTATGACAGCTTCCAGTTTTTTAACCGCAAATCCGGCTCTGAAATCAAGCACGGAAAGCTCAATGTGCGTTTTCATGGCGAGGAAGGTGTCGACGCCGGGGGCGTCACCCGCGAATGGTTCCAAGTGCTCTCGCGCGAGATGTTTGACCCGAACTATGCGCTCTTCCAGCCCTGTGCGGCGGACCGCACGACCTACCAGCCCAATAGCAAGAGCGCCGTGAACGAGCTGCATCTTTCCTTTTTCACGTTTATTGGGCGCGTGATTGGGAAAGCTATTTACGACAGCCGTTTGCTGGACGCCTACTTTACACGCAGCTTTTACAAGCACATCCTTGGTCGTCCTGTAGACTACAAAGACCTCGAGGCCATTGACCCAGAGTACTACAACAGTGTCGAGTGGATGTTGGCCAATGATATCACCGACGTACTCGAACTTTCCTTCACcgtcgacgacgaggagtTTGGCGAGACCAAAGTCATCGAGCTGAAGCCCAATGGTGCCAACATCCCGGTTACCGAGGAGAACAAGCAAGAGTACGTGCGTTTGGTCACAGAGCAGCGCCTCTCCAAGTCGATCCAGTCCCAAATCGACGCATTTCTGCAAGGATTCAAGGAGATTATTCCCACGGAGCTTATACAAATCTTTTCCGAGCaggagctcgagctgctcatTTCTGGCCTGCCGGACATCGATGTGGATGCGTGGAAGAACAACACAGAGCTCCAAGGCTACTCGAGCAGCGACCCCATGGTCCAATGGTGgtggcgcgccgtgcgctcctTTGAccagacgcagcgcgcgaagcTATTGCAATTTATCACGGGCACCAGCAAGGTCCCTTTGGAGGGCTTTTCGCAGCTGCAGGGCGTGCAAGGCACACAGCGCTTCAATATCCACAAGGCCTACGGCGAGAATCGTttgcctgcagcgcacaccTGTTTCAACCAGCTCGATCTTCCGCAGTACGACTCCTAcgacaagctgcgcctCCAGCTGCTCACGGCGATGAACGAGGGTGGAGAAGGCTTTGGATTTGCATAG